Proteins encoded within one genomic window of Mycolicibacterium monacense:
- a CDS encoding glycosyltransferase family 2 protein, with product MSTVDTLAPPSVREPRSLAFAGWLDSRPAEVRRGLRRVLVLIGLMPLIVLLAVQAPLLSHGALLLGYGMLVLTATVSMMYLGFARYEDPSVHPSTDAGARDRCDFPALPPLPRVSLLVAVRDEVDGIEECVRTMVGSAYPDLEVIVIDDASTDGTPDVLRRLAAELDVTVIFKEINQGKKHALTDGVRVASGEVLAFTDSDCVLAPDALSRCVRALVENPRLGAVSGHARALNAADTVLTRAQDTWYDGQFRVAKAAEATFGNVTCVSGPLAVFRRDAIVNYLPAWANDTFLGREFRFATDRQLTGYVLGQVWKGQALKRRYADDPLVADHDHPERRWLVGYVRSAHVWTTVPARFRPFLKQQVRWKKSFIRNLCFTGSFMWRRGFGAAALFYGHVLFVAVAPLMAVRHLVWAPANGLYFLTLLYLCGVVTKGFAWALAFKISNPGNPLWRYRLLMAVLGSMLLSWLLPYSLATIRKGTWARGAQ from the coding sequence TTGAGCACGGTCGACACCTTGGCGCCACCGTCGGTGCGGGAGCCCCGGAGCCTCGCATTCGCCGGATGGCTCGACTCCAGACCGGCGGAGGTGCGTCGCGGACTGCGCAGGGTGCTGGTCCTGATCGGGCTGATGCCGCTGATCGTGCTGCTCGCCGTGCAGGCGCCGCTGTTATCGCACGGGGCGCTGCTGCTGGGATACGGGATGCTCGTCCTGACCGCCACCGTCTCGATGATGTATCTCGGCTTCGCGCGCTACGAGGATCCCAGCGTCCACCCTTCGACGGATGCCGGTGCGCGTGACCGGTGCGACTTCCCCGCGCTGCCGCCCCTGCCGCGGGTGAGTCTGCTCGTCGCGGTCCGGGACGAGGTGGACGGTATCGAAGAGTGCGTCCGCACCATGGTCGGTTCGGCGTACCCCGACCTCGAAGTGATCGTCATCGACGACGCGTCGACCGACGGGACGCCCGACGTGCTCCGGCGGTTGGCCGCCGAACTCGATGTGACCGTGATCTTCAAGGAGATCAACCAGGGCAAGAAACACGCCCTCACCGACGGGGTGCGCGTCGCCTCCGGTGAGGTTCTGGCATTCACCGACTCCGACTGCGTGCTCGCACCGGACGCCCTGTCGCGCTGCGTGCGCGCACTGGTCGAGAATCCGCGGCTGGGTGCGGTCAGCGGTCACGCACGCGCACTCAACGCCGCCGACACCGTGCTGACCCGCGCCCAGGACACCTGGTACGACGGCCAGTTCAGGGTGGCCAAGGCCGCCGAGGCCACCTTCGGCAACGTCACCTGCGTCTCGGGGCCACTGGCCGTGTTCCGCCGCGACGCGATCGTCAACTACCTGCCGGCGTGGGCCAACGACACGTTCCTCGGCCGCGAATTCCGCTTCGCCACCGACCGGCAACTCACCGGATACGTGCTCGGCCAGGTGTGGAAGGGGCAGGCGCTCAAGCGCCGCTACGCGGACGATCCGCTGGTCGCCGATCACGACCATCCCGAACGGCGTTGGCTGGTCGGCTATGTGCGCTCCGCGCACGTGTGGACGACGGTGCCCGCCCGGTTCCGGCCGTTCCTCAAACAGCAGGTGCGGTGGAAGAAGAGCTTCATCCGGAACCTGTGCTTCACCGGGTCGTTCATGTGGCGGCGCGGGTTCGGTGCGGCGGCCCTGTTCTACGGTCACGTCCTGTTCGTGGCGGTGGCGCCGTTGATGGCCGTGCGCCATCTGGTCTGGGCGCCGGCCAACGGACTGTATTTCCTCACGCTGCTCTACCTGTGCGGGGTGGTGACCAAAGGGTTCGCCTGGGCGCTCGCCTTCAAGATCTCCAACCCGGGCAACCCGCTGTGGCGTTACCGCCTGTTGATGGCGGTCCTCGGCTCGATGCTGTTGTCCTGGTTGCTGCCCTATTCGCTGGCCACCATCCGCAAGGGCACATGGGCGCGAGGTGCCCAATGA
- a CDS encoding sulfotransferase family protein, whose product MNRSGRTDVGTVEDLHASAVKACGLDDFGSDDDNYREALDVLLESYRRDADLTEFGSKMQRFFVRNALVARLVSEAAFKQYPEHAAVAIERPIFVTGLPRTGTTAVHRLLAADPRHQGLELWLAEFPQPRPPRETWSDNPVFRQLDAQFTKAHEENPDYTGLHFMTADEVEECWQLLRQSLHSVSYETLAHVPTYSQWLARQDWTKPYQRHRRNLQLIGLNDREKRWVLKNPSHLFALDALFATYPDALVVQCHRPAETIMASMCSLAQHTTEGWSNTFVGDVIGADSMETWSRGLELFNAERAKHDPAQFYDLDYFALIKDPISVVEDIYRTFGIEFTDGAREAMARTHEESQRGPRAPKHTYSLADYGLTAEQVKERFAGL is encoded by the coding sequence ATGAATCGGAGCGGACGTACCGACGTGGGCACCGTCGAGGATCTGCACGCCTCGGCCGTGAAGGCCTGCGGTTTGGACGATTTCGGCTCCGATGACGACAACTACCGGGAGGCGCTCGACGTACTGCTCGAGTCCTACCGGCGTGACGCCGACCTGACCGAGTTCGGCAGCAAGATGCAGCGCTTCTTCGTCCGTAACGCGCTCGTTGCCCGTCTGGTCTCCGAGGCGGCGTTCAAGCAGTATCCCGAACACGCCGCCGTCGCGATCGAACGGCCGATCTTCGTCACCGGATTGCCGCGCACCGGCACGACGGCCGTGCACCGGCTGCTCGCCGCGGACCCGCGCCACCAGGGCCTGGAGTTGTGGCTGGCCGAGTTCCCACAACCCCGCCCACCGCGCGAGACATGGTCGGACAACCCCGTCTTCCGGCAACTTGACGCGCAGTTCACCAAGGCGCATGAGGAGAACCCGGACTACACGGGCCTGCACTTCATGACCGCCGACGAGGTGGAGGAGTGCTGGCAGCTGTTACGGCAGTCGCTGCACTCGGTGTCCTACGAGACGCTGGCCCACGTGCCTACATACTCGCAGTGGCTGGCGCGTCAGGACTGGACCAAACCGTATCAGCGGCACCGCCGCAATCTGCAGCTCATCGGGCTCAACGATCGCGAAAAGCGTTGGGTGCTCAAGAATCCCAGCCACCTGTTCGCGTTGGACGCGCTGTTCGCGACGTATCCGGACGCGCTCGTGGTGCAATGCCACCGGCCGGCCGAGACGATCATGGCATCGATGTGCTCACTCGCCCAGCACACCACCGAGGGCTGGTCGAACACGTTCGTCGGCGATGTCATCGGCGCCGACTCGATGGAGACGTGGTCGCGCGGTCTCGAACTGTTCAATGCCGAACGCGCCAAACATGATCCGGCGCAGTTCTACGATCTGGACTACTTCGCGCTGATCAAGGATCCGATCAGCGTCGTCGAGGACATCTACCGGACATTCGGCATCGAGTTCACCGACGGGGCCCGGGAGGCCATGGCCAGGACGCACGAGGAAAGCCAGCGGGGCCCTCGTGCACCCAAACACACCTACTCGCTGGCCGATTACGGTTTGACCGCCGAACAGGTCAAGGAGCGCTTCGCGGGTCTGTGA
- a CDS encoding nucleotide sugar dehydrogenase: protein MTTFCEPTVSDHLRSDVAQPLHGVGIVGLGYVGLPTALAIAESGVAVLGCDISESRIAAIKAQRVDLLAGDLMSLNRLLDTDLLTLTTEVAGLAAVDTVLICVPTPVDTHLVPDLTALRAACATVVDAARPGQTIVLTSTTYLGCTRELLVEPLARRGLVAGRDVFVAFSPERIDPGSPAHVPERTPRVVGGVTDACAVQATRTLVRSAASVHQVSSPEAAELTKLLENTFRAVNIALANEFSDVAKNFGVDVMEVISAAATKPYGFMPFRPGPGVGGHCIPCDPHYLLWQLKATRLPSPVTEAAMASIASRPQAVVNRAQELLAEEGRPLAGSRILVVGVAYKPAVADVRESPALHILEELHRRGAEVAFTDAMVESVWTESGHLARETDPAQGDWDLVIAHTLHPAADHTWLSTVPLLLDAAYGLPDLPQRRVL, encoded by the coding sequence ATGACCACGTTCTGCGAACCGACTGTCAGCGACCATCTCCGCAGTGACGTGGCGCAGCCACTACACGGCGTGGGCATCGTCGGACTCGGCTATGTCGGACTGCCCACCGCGCTCGCGATCGCCGAATCCGGTGTCGCCGTCCTCGGCTGCGACATCAGCGAGTCGCGGATCGCGGCGATCAAGGCCCAGCGGGTCGACCTCCTGGCCGGCGACCTCATGAGCCTGAACCGCCTACTCGACACCGACCTGTTGACGCTGACCACCGAGGTCGCCGGACTCGCGGCGGTGGACACCGTCCTGATCTGTGTGCCGACGCCGGTCGACACCCATCTGGTCCCCGATCTGACCGCGCTGCGCGCCGCATGCGCCACCGTCGTCGATGCGGCTCGGCCCGGGCAGACGATCGTGTTGACCTCCACCACCTATTTGGGGTGCACCCGCGAACTGTTGGTCGAGCCCCTTGCGCGGCGCGGTCTGGTCGCCGGCCGTGACGTGTTCGTCGCCTTCAGCCCCGAGCGGATCGACCCCGGCTCACCGGCCCATGTCCCCGAGCGGACACCGCGCGTGGTCGGTGGTGTGACCGATGCGTGCGCCGTCCAGGCGACGCGGACGCTCGTCCGGTCCGCCGCATCTGTGCACCAGGTGTCCAGCCCCGAGGCCGCCGAGCTGACCAAGCTGCTCGAGAACACCTTTCGGGCCGTGAACATCGCGCTGGCCAACGAGTTCTCCGACGTCGCAAAGAACTTCGGCGTCGACGTCATGGAGGTGATCTCCGCGGCGGCGACCAAGCCCTACGGTTTCATGCCGTTCCGCCCCGGCCCGGGCGTCGGCGGACACTGCATCCCGTGCGATCCGCACTACCTGCTGTGGCAGCTGAAAGCCACCAGGCTGCCGTCACCCGTCACCGAAGCCGCCATGGCATCCATCGCCTCGCGTCCGCAGGCGGTGGTCAACCGGGCGCAGGAACTGCTCGCGGAGGAGGGTCGGCCGCTGGCCGGGTCGCGGATCCTCGTCGTCGGCGTCGCATACAAACCGGCCGTCGCCGACGTACGCGAGTCGCCCGCCCTGCACATCCTCGAAGAACTGCACCGCCGCGGCGCCGAGGTCGCCTTCACCGACGCGATGGTGGAGAGCGTGTGGACCGAGTCCGGGCACCTCGCGCGGGAAACCGATCCGGCGCAGGGCGATTGGGATCTGGTCATCGCGCACACGCTGCACCCGGCGGCTGATCACACCTGGTTGTCCACGGTCCCCCTGCTGCTCGACGCCGCCTACGGCCTGCCCGACCTGCCTCAGCGGAGGGTGCTTTGA
- a CDS encoding polysaccharide deacetylase family protein: MTATSTPRTPWRTRIVRASVRAAFALVAAALLAAPFGLAWYLHVRGLQVSEQFYTPASSLAADQDALAETLRSELPDRAAPVVLAYHDIRPMTATEDQPDPAADPRHHLVVTPEAFDAQLTALRAAGYTSITSDQYVDYLAGGEVPERSVLLTFDDGTHGLWTYADKILERHGMHAVSFLITGNVGAKRPYYLSWQEIERMADSGRWDFQSHTRKMHARLPIDAAGTLASEMTHRRWLFEKNRSETLDEFEGKIRTDLLASVQDIVDHGLPRPTLFAFPFSDGYDEDRASSDPQAAATALTVVREIFAGAFNNAPPQPLPAGARAAAVGMTGRIELTVDSTVEGLLESVRAKTPVAPGHAAPSRRPDLWTRLSDDTKAPLRIEGRDVRFDGPGRWSGAAYGREATADWASYTATVTVGGLAARGVENGALIARVGTGEEVSVQVSAEYARVSIGLGPAWKVLRDLPLPPGDRHTVTMEVSPTAIGVVVDGSARMSVPAGGGPAEYGGIGLSSSRTTEAAPWPVFTDLSVTPGRDVPNVKAGVGVPTRS, encoded by the coding sequence GTGACCGCGACGTCGACGCCCCGCACCCCATGGCGGACCCGGATCGTGCGGGCTTCGGTTCGCGCCGCGTTCGCGCTCGTCGCCGCGGCGCTGCTGGCGGCGCCCTTCGGGCTGGCGTGGTATCTGCACGTGCGCGGACTGCAGGTGAGCGAGCAGTTCTACACGCCCGCTTCGTCACTCGCGGCCGACCAGGACGCGCTCGCAGAGACCCTGCGATCCGAACTGCCTGACCGCGCGGCCCCGGTCGTCCTCGCCTACCACGACATCCGGCCGATGACGGCGACGGAGGACCAGCCCGACCCCGCCGCGGATCCGCGACACCATCTCGTCGTCACGCCGGAGGCGTTCGATGCGCAGCTCACCGCGCTGCGGGCCGCGGGCTACACCTCCATCACGTCCGATCAGTACGTGGACTACCTGGCAGGTGGCGAGGTCCCGGAACGGTCGGTGCTCCTCACGTTCGACGACGGCACGCACGGACTGTGGACATACGCGGACAAGATCCTCGAGCGACACGGGATGCACGCGGTGTCGTTCCTCATCACCGGCAATGTCGGCGCGAAACGGCCGTATTACCTGTCGTGGCAGGAGATCGAGCGGATGGCCGACTCCGGCCGGTGGGACTTCCAGTCGCACACCCGGAAGATGCACGCCCGGCTGCCGATCGATGCCGCGGGCACCCTGGCATCCGAGATGACGCACCGCCGTTGGCTTTTCGAGAAGAACCGGTCAGAGACGCTCGACGAGTTCGAAGGCAAGATCAGAACCGACCTGCTGGCGTCGGTACAGGACATCGTCGACCACGGACTGCCGCGTCCGACACTGTTCGCCTTCCCGTTCTCCGACGGATACGACGAAGACCGCGCCTCGAGCGACCCACAGGCTGCCGCGACCGCGCTGACGGTCGTCCGGGAGATCTTCGCGGGCGCGTTCAACAACGCACCCCCGCAGCCACTGCCCGCCGGTGCCCGGGCCGCGGCGGTGGGAATGACGGGCCGCATCGAGCTGACCGTCGACTCCACCGTCGAGGGGTTGCTCGAGAGCGTCCGCGCGAAAACGCCTGTCGCCCCGGGCCATGCTGCACCGTCACGCCGCCCCGATCTGTGGACACGGCTGAGCGACGACACCAAGGCCCCATTGCGCATAGAGGGGAGGGACGTTCGCTTCGACGGGCCGGGCCGGTGGTCGGGTGCCGCGTACGGACGTGAGGCGACGGCGGACTGGGCGTCGTACACGGCGACGGTCACTGTGGGCGGGTTGGCGGCACGTGGTGTGGAGAACGGGGCGCTGATCGCCAGGGTCGGCACCGGCGAAGAGGTGTCGGTCCAGGTCAGCGCGGAGTACGCCCGGGTGTCGATCGGGCTCGGTCCGGCGTGGAAGGTGTTGCGTGACCTGCCGTTGCCGCCCGGTGACCGGCACACCGTCACCATGGAGGTGTCGCCGACGGCCATCGGCGTGGTCGTGGACGGCTCGGCCCGGATGTCGGTCCCGGCCGGCGGTGGGCCCGCCGAGTACGGCGGTATCGGGCTGAGCAGTTCGCGGACCACGGAGGCCGCACCGTGGCCGGTCTTCACCGACCTCTCGGTCACCCCGGGCCGGGACGTTCCGAATGTCAAAGCGGGGGTAGGGGTTCCGACCCGAAGCTGA
- a CDS encoding thiolase domain-containing protein: MAKNMAAVLGTGQTKYVAKRQDVSMNGLVREAIDRALADAGATMDDIDAVVVGKAPDFFEGVMMPELFLADAVGATNKPMIRVHTAGSVGGSTAVVAASLVQSGKYRRVLAMAWEKQSESNAMWALSIPVPFTKPVGAGAGGYFAPHVRAYIRRSGAPTHIGAMVAVKDRLNGAKNPLAHLHQPDITLEKVLSSQMLWDPIRFDETCPSSDGACALVIGDEEAADSRVAEGHPVAWIHATALRTEPLAYAGRDQVNPQAGRDAAKALWAAAGINSPIDEIDVAEIYVPFSWFEPMWLENLGFAAEGEGWKLTEAGETAIGGRLPVNPSGGVLSSNPIGASGMIRFAEAAIQVMGKAGEHQVEGARKALGHAYGGGSQYYSMWVVSSDKRTQP; this comes from the coding sequence ATGGCGAAGAACATGGCAGCGGTGCTGGGCACCGGGCAGACCAAGTACGTCGCCAAGCGCCAGGACGTGTCGATGAACGGCCTGGTGCGCGAGGCCATCGACCGCGCGCTCGCCGACGCCGGCGCCACGATGGACGACATCGACGCCGTGGTGGTGGGCAAGGCGCCGGACTTCTTCGAAGGCGTCATGATGCCCGAACTGTTCCTCGCCGACGCCGTCGGCGCCACCAACAAGCCGATGATCCGCGTGCACACCGCAGGATCGGTCGGCGGGTCCACCGCGGTGGTGGCCGCCAGCCTGGTGCAGTCCGGCAAGTACCGCCGCGTGCTGGCGATGGCGTGGGAGAAGCAGTCCGAATCGAACGCCATGTGGGCGTTGAGCATTCCGGTGCCGTTCACCAAGCCGGTCGGCGCCGGCGCCGGCGGCTACTTCGCACCGCACGTGCGGGCCTACATCCGCCGGTCGGGTGCGCCGACGCACATCGGGGCGATGGTGGCCGTCAAGGACCGGCTCAACGGTGCGAAGAACCCGCTGGCCCACCTGCATCAGCCCGACATCACGCTGGAGAAGGTGCTGTCCTCGCAGATGCTGTGGGACCCGATCCGTTTCGACGAGACCTGCCCGTCCTCCGACGGTGCCTGCGCGCTGGTGATCGGCGACGAGGAGGCCGCGGACAGCCGTGTCGCCGAGGGCCATCCGGTGGCGTGGATCCACGCCACCGCGCTGCGCACCGAACCGCTGGCCTATGCGGGCCGCGATCAGGTGAACCCGCAGGCCGGCCGCGACGCCGCCAAGGCGCTGTGGGCGGCGGCCGGGATCAACAGCCCGATCGACGAGATCGACGTGGCGGAGATCTACGTCCCCTTCTCCTGGTTCGAACCGATGTGGCTGGAGAACCTCGGGTTCGCCGCCGAGGGCGAGGGTTGGAAACTCACCGAGGCCGGTGAGACGGCGATCGGCGGGCGGCTGCCGGTCAACCCGTCCGGTGGTGTGCTCTCGTCGAACCCGATCGGCGCGTCGGGGATGATCCGCTTCGCCGAGGCCGCCATCCAGGTGATGGGCAAGGCCGGCGAACATCAGGTGGAGGGCGCCCGCAAAGCCCTCGGACATGCGTACGGCGGTGGCTCGCAGTACTACTCGATGTGGGTGGTGAGCTCCGACAAGCGGACGCAGCCGTGA
- a CDS encoding thiolase domain-containing protein gives MTEIAVVGFAHAPHVRRTWGTTNGVEMLMPCFAELYEDLGITKADIGFWCSGSSDYLAGRAFSFISAIDSIGAVPPINESHVEMDAAWALYEAYIKILTGEVETALVYGFGKSSAGTLRRVLALQTDPYTVAPLWPDSVSIAGLQARLGLDAGKWTAEQMAQVALDSFAVSERTDREKPAKSIDELLDRPYFAEPLRRHDIAPITDGASAIVLAAGDRARELRENPAWITGFEHRIETPILGARDLTTSPSTAASAQAATGGDAGSIDVAEIYAPFTHQHLILKEAIGLSDSTKINPSGGTLAANPMFSAGLERIGFAARHIFDGSAQRVLAHATSGPALQQNLVAVLEGRDGKN, from the coding sequence ATGACCGAGATTGCAGTGGTGGGCTTCGCACACGCACCGCACGTGCGCCGCACCTGGGGCACCACCAACGGCGTCGAGATGTTGATGCCGTGTTTCGCCGAACTTTACGAAGACCTCGGCATCACCAAGGCCGACATCGGCTTCTGGTGCTCCGGATCGTCGGATTACCTTGCCGGCCGAGCCTTCTCGTTCATCTCCGCGATCGACTCCATCGGCGCCGTCCCGCCGATCAACGAATCGCACGTCGAGATGGACGCCGCGTGGGCGCTGTACGAGGCCTACATCAAGATCCTCACCGGCGAGGTGGAGACGGCGCTGGTCTACGGCTTCGGCAAGTCCAGCGCCGGCACGCTGCGCCGGGTGCTGGCGCTGCAGACCGACCCGTACACCGTCGCGCCGCTGTGGCCGGATTCGGTGTCGATCGCCGGTCTGCAGGCGCGACTCGGCCTGGACGCCGGGAAGTGGACCGCCGAGCAGATGGCGCAGGTCGCGCTGGACTCGTTCGCGGTCAGCGAGCGCACGGACCGCGAGAAGCCGGCCAAGAGCATCGACGAACTCCTCGACCGCCCGTACTTCGCCGAGCCACTGCGCCGGCACGACATCGCCCCGATCACCGACGGTGCGTCGGCGATCGTGCTGGCCGCCGGTGACCGGGCCCGCGAACTCCGCGAAAACCCGGCCTGGATCACCGGTTTCGAGCACCGCATCGAAACACCGATCCTGGGGGCCCGCGACCTGACCACGTCACCGTCGACCGCCGCCTCCGCGCAGGCCGCCACCGGCGGGGACGCAGGGTCCATCGACGTCGCCGAGATCTACGCACCGTTCACCCATCAGCACCTCATCCTCAAAGAGGCCATCGGGCTGTCGGATTCGACGAAGATCAACCCGTCCGGCGGCACGCTGGCCGCCAATCCGATGTTCTCGGCCGGCCTGGAGCGGATCGGCTTCGCCGCCCGCCACATATTCGACGGCTCGGCGCAGCGGGTGCTCGCGCACGCCACCAGTGGCCCTGCGCTGCAACAGAACCTGGTCGCGGTCCTCGAGGGAAGGGACGGCAAGAACTGA
- a CDS encoding Rieske 2Fe-2S domain-containing protein: MSTDTAHSGIREIDTGTLPDRYARGWHCLGPVNDYLDGEPHSVEAFGTKLVVFADSKGDVKILDGYCRHMGGDLSQGTIKGDEVACPFHDWRWGGDGKCKLVPYAKRTPRLARTRAWTTDVRSGLLFVWHDHEGNPPPPEVRIPEIPEFASDEWTDWRWNSILIEGANCREIIDNVTDMAHFFYIHFGLPTYFKNVFEGHIASQYLHNVGRPDVNDMGTTYGEAHLDSEASYFGPSFMINWLHNNYGGYKAESILINCHYPVTQDSFVLQWGVIVEKPKGMDEKMTDKLARTFTDGVSKGFLQDVEIWKHKTRIDNPLLVEEDGAVYQLRRWYQQFYVDVADVTPEMTDRFEIEVDTTAANEYWNTEVQENLARREGEKAEQPTP; the protein is encoded by the coding sequence GTGAGTACCGACACCGCCCACAGCGGCATTCGCGAGATCGACACCGGAACCCTGCCCGACCGGTACGCCAGGGGCTGGCACTGCCTCGGCCCGGTCAACGACTACCTCGACGGCGAACCGCACTCCGTCGAGGCGTTCGGCACCAAACTCGTGGTGTTCGCCGATTCGAAGGGCGACGTCAAAATCCTCGACGGCTACTGCCGGCACATGGGCGGTGACCTGTCCCAGGGCACCATCAAGGGTGACGAGGTCGCCTGCCCCTTCCACGACTGGCGCTGGGGCGGCGACGGCAAGTGCAAGCTCGTGCCCTACGCCAAGCGGACGCCGCGGCTGGCCCGCACCCGCGCCTGGACCACCGACGTGCGCAGCGGTCTGCTGTTCGTCTGGCACGACCACGAGGGCAACCCGCCTCCCCCCGAGGTGCGCATCCCCGAGATCCCGGAGTTCGCCAGCGACGAGTGGACCGACTGGCGGTGGAACTCGATCCTGATCGAGGGCGCGAACTGCCGCGAGATCATCGACAACGTCACCGACATGGCGCACTTCTTCTACATCCACTTCGGGCTGCCCACGTACTTCAAGAACGTGTTCGAGGGCCACATCGCCAGCCAGTACCTGCACAATGTGGGCCGCCCCGACGTCAACGACATGGGCACCACCTACGGCGAAGCGCACCTCGACTCCGAGGCGTCGTATTTCGGGCCGTCGTTCATGATCAACTGGCTGCACAACAACTACGGCGGCTACAAGGCCGAGTCCATCCTGATCAACTGCCACTACCCGGTGACCCAGGATTCGTTCGTGCTGCAGTGGGGCGTCATCGTCGAGAAGCCCAAGGGCATGGACGAGAAGATGACCGACAAGCTGGCGCGGACGTTCACCGACGGCGTCAGCAAGGGCTTCCTGCAGGACGTCGAGATCTGGAAGCACAAGACGCGTATCGACAATCCGCTGCTGGTCGAAGAGGACGGCGCGGTCTACCAGCTGCGCCGCTGGTATCAGCAGTTCTACGTCGACGTCGCCGACGTGACCCCGGAGATGACGGACCGTTTCGAGATCGAGGTCGACACCACCGCGGCCAACGAGTACTGGAACACCGAGGTTCAGGAGAATCTCGCGCGCCGCGAGGGCGAGAAAGCCGAACAGCCGACCCCATGA
- a CDS encoding MOSC domain-containing protein, producing MRVGQVVAMWRYPVKSLGGEALEQAEFGPRGVHGDRLWAVRDVERDITATARRVPALLKATARYCAPPPPHAGPGRVPEVEITFPDGAVLRSDDAGVHAKLSELAGREMRLTALPPASDTSLHRLGLTDPDNSPIASMRSDFGIAEGERLPDLSMMRISDLTLLARYSTPPGMFVDLAPVHVMTTASLATIGAAIGEADVDVRRFRPNVLIAADDPDDGLPESHWTGGHLTLGGVKLEVTMPTIRCVVPSRAQPGLEVDRRITRAVAEKADRCLGSYCWVDSGGVVGVGDEVALEPHRHSRFGDATRRGKRAVFGLATAAVDRLTR from the coding sequence ATGCGAGTCGGTCAGGTCGTCGCGATGTGGCGCTATCCGGTCAAATCCCTCGGCGGTGAGGCCCTCGAGCAGGCGGAGTTCGGGCCGCGCGGTGTGCACGGCGACCGTCTGTGGGCGGTGCGCGACGTCGAACGTGACATCACCGCGACCGCCCGCCGGGTACCGGCGCTGCTGAAGGCGACCGCCCGCTACTGCGCGCCGCCTCCGCCCCACGCCGGACCGGGCCGGGTGCCCGAGGTCGAGATCACCTTCCCCGACGGCGCGGTGCTGCGCTCCGACGACGCCGGCGTGCACGCCAAGCTGTCCGAACTGGCCGGCCGCGAGATGCGGCTGACCGCGCTTCCGCCTGCGTCCGACACCAGCCTGCACCGCCTGGGCCTGACGGATCCCGACAACTCACCGATCGCCTCGATGCGTTCGGACTTCGGGATCGCCGAGGGGGAGAGGCTGCCCGATCTGTCGATGATGCGGATCTCGGACCTGACGCTGCTCGCGCGCTACTCGACACCGCCCGGGATGTTCGTCGACCTGGCGCCGGTGCACGTCATGACCACGGCCAGCCTGGCGACCATCGGCGCGGCGATCGGCGAGGCCGACGTCGACGTCCGTCGCTTCCGGCCCAATGTGCTCATCGCCGCCGACGACCCGGACGACGGTCTGCCGGAATCGCACTGGACGGGCGGACACCTGACGCTCGGTGGGGTGAAGCTCGAGGTGACCATGCCGACCATCCGCTGTGTGGTTCCGAGCCGAGCCCAGCCCGGGCTGGAGGTCGATCGCAGGATCACCAGGGCGGTCGCCGAAAAGGCGGACCGGTGCCTGGGCAGCTACTGCTGGGTCGACTCCGGCGGTGTGGTCGGCGTCGGCGACGAGGTGGCGCTCGAACCGCACCGGCACAGCAGGTTCGGCGACGCGACCCGGCGCGGTAAGCGCGCGGTGTTCGGACTCGCCACGGCCGCGGTCGACCGGCTGACCCGGTGA
- a CDS encoding TIGR03619 family F420-dependent LLM class oxidoreductase → MKYTVSIAMGPVDELTELARCAEEVGFDAIALPDSLFYMEKQAADYPYTPDGSRMWNADTPWVDPLIAAAAMGAVTSTLRFYTNVMKLGSRNPLLLARQVGSVANLTHNRFGFGVGIGWAPEEFEWCGVPFARRGKRVDEMIEILKLVLAGGMVEFHGEFFDFDRLQMSPAPSEPVPFYVGGHTDVALKRAARVGDGWTSAMMTGEQLGETIRKLNDLRAEFGREAEPFEFQAVCIDKFGVDGHRELAEAGVTDNIVIPWVFDGLSFDAPLEKKKDSMKRFADTYIHSGWQKY, encoded by the coding sequence ATGAAGTACACGGTCAGCATCGCGATGGGTCCCGTCGACGAGTTGACCGAGCTCGCGAGATGCGCCGAAGAGGTCGGGTTCGACGCTATCGCGCTGCCGGATTCGCTGTTCTACATGGAGAAGCAGGCGGCGGACTACCCCTACACCCCCGACGGGTCGCGGATGTGGAACGCCGACACGCCGTGGGTGGACCCCCTGATCGCGGCCGCGGCGATGGGTGCGGTGACCTCGACACTGCGGTTCTACACCAACGTGATGAAGCTCGGATCGCGCAATCCCCTGCTGCTGGCCCGGCAGGTCGGCTCGGTTGCGAACCTGACACACAACCGGTTCGGCTTCGGCGTCGGAATCGGTTGGGCGCCAGAGGAGTTCGAGTGGTGCGGGGTGCCGTTCGCGCGGCGCGGCAAGCGGGTCGACGAGATGATCGAGATCCTCAAGCTGGTGCTCGCCGGCGGTATGGTCGAGTTCCACGGCGAGTTCTTCGACTTCGACCGGTTGCAGATGAGCCCGGCGCCGTCCGAACCGGTTCCGTTCTACGTGGGCGGCCACACCGACGTTGCTCTCAAACGGGCGGCGCGGGTGGGTGACGGCTGGACCAGCGCGATGATGACCGGCGAACAACTCGGCGAGACGATCCGCAAGCTCAACGACCTACGTGCCGAATTCGGCCGCGAGGCTGAGCCATTCGAGTTCCAGGCGGTGTGCATCGACAAGTTCGGCGTCGACGGCCACCGCGAACTCGCCGAGGCGGGCGTCACCGACAACATCGTCATCCCATGGGTCTTTGACGGCTTGAGTTTCGACGCGCCGCTGGAGAAGAAGAAGGATTCGATGAAGCGGTTCGCCGACACCTACATCCACTCGGGGTGGCAGAAGTACTGA